One Manduca sexta isolate Smith_Timp_Sample1 chromosome 26, JHU_Msex_v1.0, whole genome shotgun sequence genomic region harbors:
- the LOC119190702 gene encoding uncharacterized protein LOC119190702, whose product MYQGVQRCAPGEGGSFQCLVDGAELARHVGEGLSIFTDRSKIEGKVGAALSIWNGAAETSTRKLRLEPYCSVYQAELLALRKAVEEALRSGLPACGIFSNARSALDVVARGDSLHPIAFEIKKLIKEAKKRTQKIELFWVKAHVGLEGNERADVLANDAAQHLKTRAHYDKCPVSFVKRQIRKDSIEPEIRGRRDGFGDEAVLSGRGRGAQGRKADRPGRHTDAGVHGARRALRVLASVQVQGEPGVPM is encoded by the exons atgtatcaa GGTGTCCAGAGGTGTGCACCTGGGGAGGGAGGGAGCTTCCAATGCCTGGTGGACGGGGCGGAATTGGCTCGGCACGTCGGTGAGGGTCTTAGCATCTTCACCGACCGAAGCAAGATTGAAGGGAAAGTCGGAGCGGCGCTGTCCATATGGAACGGTGCCGCCGAGACGAGTACCAGAAAATTGCGGCTCGAGCCATACTGCTCTGTCTATCAGGCGGAACTTCTCGCCCTCCGCAAAGCCGTGGAGGAGGCGCTCCGTAGCGGGCTTCCTGCGTGCGGCATCTTCAGCAACGCAAGGTCCGCTCTCGACGTCGTCGCCAGAGGTGATTCCCTCCACCCCATagcgtttgaaataaaaaaattgataaaagaaGCCAAAAAACGCACCCAGAAAATTGAGCTTTTCTGGGTGAAGGCACATGTGGGTTTGGAGGGAAACGAGAGGGCGGACGTACTCGCTAACGATGCCGCACAACACCTGAAGACCCGTGCGCACTACGACAAATGTCCGGTTTCGTTCGTCAAACGACAGATCCGAAAGGACTCGATTGAGCCGGAGATACGCGGACGGAGAGACGGCTTCGGTGACGAAGCTGTTCTTTCCGGACGCGGTCGAGGCGCACAGGGTCGTAAGGCGGATCGCCCTGGACGCCACACTGACGCAGGTGTTCACGGGGCACGGCGGGCTCTCCGAGTACTTGCATCTGTTCAAGTGCAAGGAGAGCCCGGCGTGCCAATGTGA
- the LOC115442509 gene encoding luciferin 4-monooxygenase, which produces MVKQRDINKRATFLKLKAAQRLNIAPEKCHIGHLLLQGMLEDPNSLNQIDGTTDTHETNISVALRTSRLASAMTNSGMEPGDPVIVSGHNHLDLAIPFFASHFNGYPFCGIDPMVTEADLTSLFPYIKPKIIFCEKANIQKVKNALAGSKIQVQIVVFDDPTCDLEHYVKENKGTDHNYRPAEFDHSKIAAWLMLTSGTTGQPKVAIIPFDTLLNGVCCWWTPFTEGIEITMAMRSLHWVSALLFFVSGPLVGYTRLQTSVPITPQSLIQLINKYKPSVTAWTPYLLSQFLVAAENICDLSCFKYIVIGGSAIEKPLYERFSKKCGAFLYLVYGMTELLVPVFDFDENTPFGSTGTPSTKYQFKLVDNDNQVVDQPLKTGELWIKGDAFFKGYLNNPEETKTIYTDDGWFKTGDMFYRDEKNYYYFVERKKLIIKHYGFHIAPLRLEEVIKSHPGVLQACVVSVPDPDCVELPVAAILKKNGMNVDPQEIFSLLKKELPDLNKFRSGLFFVESFPVTPSDKVHRSKVKEMALSTRLITPV; this is translated from the exons atggTGAAACAACGGGACATTAATAAGCGCGCTACGTTTTTGAAGTTAAAAGCAGCACAAAGATTAAATATAGCTCCGGAAAAGTGTCACATTGGACATCTTTTACTTCAGGGTATGCTGGAAGACCCCAACAGCTTGAATCAG ATCGATGGAACAACAGATACTCATGAAACTAATATATCAGTGGCACTTCGTACATCCCGGCTCGCCAGCGCTATGACAAACAGCGGAATGGAACCTGGAGATCCTGTCATAGTATCAGGACACAATCATCTGGATTTAGCTATACCCTTTTTTGCGAGCCACTTTAATGGATATCCTTTTTGTGGAATCGACCCTATGGTCACAGAGG ctGATTTGACTTCACTGTTTCCATACATTAAACCAAAAATTATATTCTGTGAAAAAGCAAATatccaaaaagtaaaaaatgctCTCGCTGGCAGTAAAATCCAGGTGCAAATTGTAGTTTTTGATGACCCAACATGTGACTTGGAACATTATGTCAAGGAAAATAAAGGAACTGACCACAATTACAG GCCAGCCGAGTTCGATCATTCTAAAATAGCTGCATGGCTTATGTTGACCAGTGGCACAACCGGACAGCCGAAAGTGGCCATTATTCCTTTTGATACATTGTTGAATGGCGTATGCTGCTGGTG gACTCCATTCACAGAAGGGATTGAAATCACAATGGCCATGCGAAGTCTACATTGGGTTTCGGCTTTACTGTTTTTCGTGAGTGGACCGCTGGTGGGATACACTAGGCTACAAACATCTGTACCAATTACGCCACAGAGCCTCATCCAGCTTATcaacaaatataaa ccaaGTGTGACCGCGTGGACGCCATATTTATTAAGTCAATTTCTTGTAGCAGctgaaaatatttgtgactTATCGTGCTTCAAATACATTGTTATTGGCGGCAGCGCCATCGAGAAGCCATTATACGAAAGATTTAGC aAAAAATGTGGAGCTTTCCTGTACTTAGTTTACGGAATGACCGAGCTTTTAGTGCCTGTGTTTGACTTTGATGAAAACACTCCGTTCGGTTCGACTGGCACACCTTCGACAAAATACCAATTCAAA CTAGTAGATAATGATAATCAAGTTGTAGACCAACCTTTAAAAACTGGTGAACTCTGGATTAAGGGAGACGCATTTTTCAAG ggatatttaaataatccaGAAGAAACCAAAACTATTTATACAGATGACGGCTGGTTCAAAACTGGGGACATGTTCTACAGAGATGAGAAGAACTATTACTATTTTGTGGAAcgaaaaaaacttataattaagcACTACGGATTTcac ATTGCTCCACTACGATTGGAAGAAGTTATCAAAAGTCACCCTGGAGTTCTGCAAGCCTGCGTAGTGAGTGTTCCAGACCCAGATTGTGTGGAACTTCCAGTGGCTGCTATTTTGAAGAAAAACGGCATGAACGTTGATCCTCAGGAAATCTTCAGTTTACTTAAAA AGGAACTACCTGATCTGAACAAATTCCGGAGCGGTTTGTTTTTTGTGGAGTCGTTTCCCGTCACGCCTTCAGATAAGGTGCACCGGTCAAAAGTGAAAGAAATGGCTTTGAGTACTCGACTAATTACCCCTgtctaa